From a region of the Falsibacillus albus genome:
- a CDS encoding nuclease-related domain-containing protein — protein MLVKELEKPILLDQLEAFISRILNTYPSWDRANDDFKKVKAGYKGELSLQYPLSYLHHDKYFILHDLRLFTGTHFFQIDVLILSSRFFLILEVKNMVGQICFDTQFEQLVRTIDGKEEGFPNPIKQIQMQCYNLQKWLNRTKYPKVPIETLVVFSNPRSILRTTKHTDDLSKIIIHTPSLLTKIHELEAKYQRNCLSLNKVKHLSSILLENHIPNEINLLERYQSSKDDLIKGVQCPGCKKYPMLKIKRGWHCRYCQLISRDAHLQALRDYLLLVNKKITNNEARDFLNINSRHSVRGLFRSLSIKSIGTKKAARYELAFEKLQIKE, from the coding sequence TTGTTAGTTAAAGAGCTGGAAAAACCTATTCTTCTTGATCAACTAGAAGCGTTTATCAGTCGTATTCTAAATACATATCCTTCTTGGGATCGGGCTAATGACGATTTTAAAAAAGTTAAAGCAGGTTATAAAGGCGAATTATCTCTTCAATACCCACTTAGTTATCTTCATCACGATAAATATTTCATTCTCCATGATCTTCGTTTATTCACCGGAACACATTTTTTCCAAATTGACGTCTTAATTCTTTCATCGAGGTTTTTCTTAATTCTTGAAGTAAAAAATATGGTAGGACAGATCTGCTTTGACACGCAGTTTGAACAACTCGTTCGTACAATAGATGGAAAGGAAGAGGGATTTCCAAATCCAATAAAACAAATCCAGATGCAGTGCTACAACCTTCAAAAATGGTTGAATCGGACGAAGTATCCAAAGGTTCCTATTGAAACTTTAGTGGTTTTTTCAAATCCCCGTTCCATACTTAGGACGACCAAACATACAGATGACCTCTCAAAAATCATTATTCATACCCCTTCTCTTTTAACCAAAATTCATGAATTAGAAGCAAAATATCAACGAAATTGCCTAAGTTTAAATAAAGTTAAGCACCTCTCGTCAATACTCCTGGAAAACCACATTCCTAATGAAATTAATCTTTTAGAGCGGTATCAATCAAGTAAAGATGATTTGATTAAAGGGGTGCAATGCCCTGGTTGCAAAAAGTATCCCATGTTAAAGATAAAACGTGGTTGGCATTGTCGTTATTGCCAACTAATTAGCAGGGATGCTCATTTGCAAGCACTAAGAGATTACTTATTGCTAGTTAATAAAAAAATTACCAATAATGAAGCGCGGGATTTTCTAAATATCAATTCAAGACACTCTGTGAGGGGGTTATTCAGATCACTATCTATCAAAAGTATAGGTACCAAGAAAGCAGCCAGATATGAATTAGCATTTGAGAAACTCCAAATAAAAGAATAA
- a CDS encoding YusW family protein → MKKTASILLSAALALNVTGVASAHGYQHHHKCDGHNHGEHAKAWNAVHQFEGQAVLTDGTKYMVQYNEHSGAVNVMVKKEDGNKKYVFTEKEAKERVAEFVKSLDLSTKLSKEEVVQRLSDALGIKPSDVEQVKANVKFGHHSHVALSYKKGENTDLHLNNIKDANVLLKGKDGYFYHVTYNMEENGQFHAVVEKKTADGKQVLKDQAALQELARVQEGLTPKAGTTLKAYIDQAAAVLGVQPEDVEQAKLDLNFDQGTKIHFDYKK, encoded by the coding sequence ATGAAAAAAACAGCTTCTATTTTATTATCTGCCGCATTGGCGCTTAACGTAACAGGGGTGGCATCTGCACATGGCTACCAGCATCACCACAAATGTGATGGCCATAACCATGGTGAACACGCAAAAGCTTGGAATGCCGTACATCAATTTGAAGGACAAGCCGTACTTACAGATGGCACTAAATACATGGTTCAGTACAATGAGCATTCCGGTGCTGTGAATGTTATGGTCAAGAAGGAAGATGGAAACAAGAAGTATGTCTTCACTGAAAAAGAAGCGAAAGAACGCGTTGCTGAATTCGTGAAAAGCCTGGATCTTTCAACGAAATTAAGCAAAGAAGAAGTTGTCCAGCGTCTATCTGATGCTTTGGGCATCAAACCTTCCGATGTAGAACAAGTGAAAGCGAATGTAAAATTCGGTCACCATTCACATGTTGCACTTTCTTATAAAAAAGGCGAGAACACGGACCTGCATCTAAATAACATTAAAGATGCAAATGTCCTATTGAAAGGGAAAGATGGCTATTTCTATCATGTTACATATAATATGGAAGAAAACGGTCAATTCCACGCTGTCGTTGAAAAGAAAACAGCAGATGGAAAGCAGGTCCTAAAAGACCAAGCCGCTCTTCAAGAGCTCGCACGCGTGCAGGAAGGCTTGACGCCAAAAGCAGGCACAACCTTGAAAGCTTACATCGACCAAGCAGCTGCCGTTCTCGGCGTACAACCCGAAGATGTCGAACAAGCTAAGTTGGACCTCAACTTCGACCAAGGCACAAAAATCCACTTCGATTATAAAAAATAA
- a CDS encoding UDP-glucose dehydrogenase family protein, with translation MKIAIIGTGYVGLVTGVCLSEIGHDVTCLDINPQKIELLQKGISPIYEPGLEDLMTKNIEADRLHFTTSHIVGLKDKDVIYIAVGTPQGEDGSADLTYIYNAARNVGQNITNDVVVVTKSTVPLGTNHKVREVVLANLEGNHCVEVVSNPEFLREGSAIHDSFHGDRIVIGADKEEAANIIEEINKPFGLPILKTSISSAEMIKYAANAFLATKISFINEIANLSEKVSANIEEVASGIGMDTRIGDKFLNAGIGYGGSCFPKDTHALVKISEDNEHDFHLLKSVIQINDTQKTLLVKKAIERLGSLEGKRVAMLGLAFKPETDDMREAASIVVAEKLVAEGAEVVAYDPIATENAKNILPEEVIYAEQIEDAIMDSDVVFILTDWKEIVEKALFLSSLFMKKPIIFDGRNCYKAEDALKMQVEYISVGRDSIQPTEEKEEEYVVASSY, from the coding sequence ATGAAAATTGCGATCATTGGAACAGGATATGTAGGGCTGGTAACAGGTGTTTGCCTATCTGAAATCGGGCATGACGTTACATGTCTAGATATCAATCCTCAAAAAATCGAGCTTTTGCAAAAAGGAATTTCTCCCATCTATGAACCGGGCCTTGAAGATTTAATGACCAAAAACATTGAAGCAGACCGTCTGCACTTTACTACAAGCCATATTGTCGGCTTAAAGGACAAAGACGTCATCTATATTGCGGTCGGTACACCACAAGGTGAAGATGGTTCAGCAGATCTCACATATATTTACAATGCAGCAAGAAACGTTGGTCAAAACATTACCAACGATGTCGTAGTCGTGACCAAAAGTACAGTTCCATTAGGGACCAACCACAAAGTCCGCGAAGTTGTCTTGGCAAACCTTGAAGGGAACCACTGTGTTGAAGTTGTTTCAAACCCGGAATTCCTTCGTGAAGGTTCAGCCATCCACGACTCTTTCCATGGTGACCGCATTGTCATCGGAGCTGACAAGGAAGAAGCTGCCAACATCATCGAAGAAATCAATAAACCGTTCGGTCTGCCAATCTTAAAAACAAGCATCAGCAGTGCCGAAATGATCAAGTATGCAGCAAATGCTTTCCTTGCAACAAAAATCTCGTTCATCAATGAAATCGCCAACCTATCTGAAAAGGTCAGCGCCAACATTGAAGAGGTTGCTTCAGGCATTGGAATGGATACCCGCATCGGCGATAAATTCTTGAATGCCGGCATCGGATACGGCGGATCATGCTTCCCGAAAGACACACATGCACTTGTTAAAATTTCCGAGGATAATGAGCATGATTTCCATCTACTGAAATCCGTCATTCAAATCAATGATACTCAGAAGACGCTATTAGTTAAAAAAGCCATCGAGCGATTGGGATCATTGGAAGGCAAGAGAGTTGCCATGCTTGGACTTGCATTTAAACCGGAAACGGATGACATGAGGGAAGCTGCTTCCATCGTAGTGGCAGAAAAGCTCGTTGCAGAAGGTGCGGAAGTCGTAGCATACGACCCGATTGCCACTGAAAATGCAAAGAACATCCTGCCTGAAGAGGTCATTTACGCTGAGCAGATCGAAGACGCCATCATGGACTCTGACGTTGTGTTCATCTTGACTGATTGGAAAGAAATCGTGGAAAAAGCACTATTCTTATCCAGTCTCTTCATGAAAAAACCAATCATCTTCGATGGCAGAAACTGCTATAAAGCTGAGGATGCATTGAAAATGCAGGTAGAATATATTTCTGTGGGCAGAGATTCCATTCAGCCGACAGAAGAAAAAGAAGAAGAGTATGTCGTTGCTTCATCATATTAA
- the galU gene encoding UTP--glucose-1-phosphate uridylyltransferase GalU has product MRVRKAIIPAAGLGTRFLPATKAQPKEMLPIVDKPTIQYIVEEAINSGIEDILVISGRGKRAIEDHFDKSYELEETLYKKEKYGRLEEIQSISNLANIHYVRQKEPKGLGHAINCASSFIGNEPFAVLLGDDIVRSEKPCLKQLIDVFDKYQSSVLGVQEVDPEMVSKYGIISPLENRTLDPNLLALSSVVEKPAAEDAPSNYAIMGRYILTPEIFSILETLPPGSGNEIQLTDAIKILNETQNVLAYNFSGKRYDVGDKFGFIKATIDFSLERPDLGDDVKAYLHELIKSEEFAF; this is encoded by the coding sequence ATGAGAGTTCGTAAAGCGATTATTCCTGCAGCTGGTTTAGGTACAAGGTTCCTTCCTGCCACAAAGGCACAGCCGAAAGAAATGCTGCCAATCGTCGATAAACCGACCATTCAATATATCGTAGAAGAAGCCATCAATTCAGGAATTGAGGACATCCTTGTCATCAGCGGCAGGGGGAAACGGGCGATTGAAGATCATTTTGACAAATCCTATGAATTGGAAGAAACCCTTTATAAAAAGGAAAAGTATGGACGACTTGAAGAAATCCAGTCCATTTCAAACTTGGCGAACATTCACTATGTGCGTCAAAAAGAACCAAAAGGATTGGGACATGCCATCAATTGTGCAAGCAGTTTTATCGGCAATGAGCCGTTTGCGGTCCTTCTTGGAGACGACATCGTCCGTTCCGAGAAGCCGTGCTTAAAGCAATTGATCGATGTGTTTGATAAATATCAATCCTCTGTATTAGGTGTACAGGAAGTAGACCCTGAAATGGTATCAAAATATGGAATCATTTCACCATTGGAAAACCGTACATTGGATCCAAACCTGCTCGCACTTTCATCTGTAGTTGAAAAACCTGCTGCAGAAGACGCACCATCGAATTATGCCATCATGGGCCGTTATATTCTAACACCTGAAATTTTCAGCATCCTGGAAACATTGCCTCCAGGTTCAGGCAATGAAATTCAATTAACCGATGCCATCAAAATCTTGAATGAAACTCAAAATGTCCTTGCCTATAACTTTTCAGGCAAAAGATATGATGTTGGGGATAAATTCGGTTTTATTAAAGCAACCATTGACTTCTCCCTCGAGCGTCCAGATCTTGGGGACGATGTAAAAGCATATTTGCACGAACTAATCAAAAGTGAGGAATTTGCTTTTTAA
- a CDS encoding glycosyltransferase: MAKVEQDLSNVTDGKTIQTKKKFSTKEKVFVITLFLLTVTALFYVNWTASSKLNLTIGVYGSVMIAYLLGKMLLSFRYQEVLADPPDLSVSVVIPSYNEEPQAVLGTIESIIKQDYPVHEIFVIDDGSKDVSAYHAVQKFKEDLLAGRGSFAASLKNDPSFKMPNLIVHRLPQNKGKRHAQIWAFERATGDVYITVDSDCTVFSNAVRELLKPLNDPEVTATTGHVNIRNREDNVLTRLIDMRYDNAFRVERAAHSVTNNVLVCSGPLSAYRREVVMKNLDHYGNQKFLGQQVQLGDDRCLTNYAIREGKTLYQSTARCITDAPTSLKTLIKQQNRWNKSFFRESMIALKIGLTKPNVLVWVMLEMFLWIAFGVSLVFSIYMTSTTMGWVMLIYYLAYVVISAYARNVFYAYKKPFTFLMAPIYGILFLVILCPMRFWALLTLRSTSWGTRG, from the coding sequence ATGGCTAAAGTCGAACAAGATCTGTCCAATGTGACAGATGGAAAAACTATTCAGACTAAGAAGAAGTTTTCCACGAAAGAAAAAGTTTTTGTCATCACATTATTTTTACTTACTGTAACAGCCCTTTTCTATGTAAACTGGACCGCCTCGAGCAAGTTGAATTTGACGATTGGTGTTTATGGATCCGTCATGATCGCTTACTTGCTTGGTAAAATGCTTCTTTCTTTTAGATATCAAGAAGTGTTGGCAGATCCTCCGGATTTAAGTGTTTCGGTCGTTATTCCTTCTTATAATGAAGAACCACAGGCAGTACTGGGAACGATCGAAAGCATCATTAAACAAGATTATCCGGTTCACGAAATCTTCGTAATCGATGATGGGAGTAAGGATGTTTCCGCCTATCATGCTGTTCAAAAGTTTAAAGAAGACTTATTGGCAGGAAGAGGTTCATTTGCAGCTTCATTAAAAAATGATCCTTCATTTAAAATGCCAAACTTGATTGTTCATCGCCTTCCGCAAAACAAAGGAAAACGCCATGCGCAAATCTGGGCATTTGAAAGAGCAACTGGAGACGTTTATATTACCGTTGATTCTGACTGTACAGTATTCTCCAATGCTGTCAGAGAATTGTTGAAACCATTGAATGATCCTGAAGTGACAGCCACTACAGGGCATGTGAATATCCGAAATCGCGAGGACAATGTCCTTACTCGTTTAATCGATATGCGTTATGATAATGCGTTCCGTGTAGAGCGTGCTGCTCACTCGGTAACAAACAATGTTCTTGTCTGCAGCGGGCCATTGAGTGCCTACAGACGTGAAGTCGTTATGAAAAACCTAGACCATTATGGAAATCAAAAATTCCTTGGCCAGCAGGTTCAGCTAGGGGATGACCGTTGTCTGACAAACTATGCAATCCGAGAAGGAAAAACTTTATATCAATCTACAGCACGCTGTATCACGGATGCACCGACTTCCTTAAAAACGTTGATTAAGCAGCAAAACCGCTGGAATAAATCTTTCTTCAGGGAAAGTATGATTGCTTTGAAAATCGGCTTGACGAAACCGAACGTTCTTGTTTGGGTCATGCTTGAAATGTTCTTATGGATCGCATTTGGCGTATCACTTGTATTCTCTATTTATATGACGTCCACTACGATGGGCTGGGTCATGCTCATTTACTACTTGGCCTATGTTGTGATATCCGCTTATGCACGAAATGTGTTCTACGCCTATAAGAAGCCATTTACCTTCTTGATGGCACCGATATACGGAATTTTATTCTTGGTAATCCTTTGCCCGATGCGTTTCTGGGCACTGCTTACTCTTCGTTCAACATCTTGGGGAACACGCGGATAA
- a CDS encoding ABC transporter ATP-binding protein, with protein sequence MIQIENITKIFPNGEQQDYALNQVNFEILEGEFVGIVGKSGSGKSTLLNILSGIDAPSAGSVIINGTDISRLSSRKLAKWRNREIGIVFQSFHLLPTLTLVENVMLPMEFSKFRKKKRQRALKLLEDVGLLRKADFFPDSVSGGEKQRTAIARALANNPPLILADEPTGNLDSETAKEIFTLFEQLVTQGKTMVMVTHDQDLSNKVDRTLLVKDGQVREARKLGIL encoded by the coding sequence ATGATTCAAATCGAAAACATCACGAAGATCTTCCCGAATGGAGAGCAGCAAGACTATGCTTTGAATCAAGTGAATTTTGAAATATTAGAAGGAGAGTTTGTCGGGATCGTTGGAAAATCCGGAAGCGGGAAATCGACTCTATTGAATATCCTGTCCGGGATTGATGCCCCTTCAGCTGGATCAGTCATCATCAACGGAACAGATATTTCACGTTTAAGTTCAAGAAAGCTAGCCAAATGGCGCAATCGGGAAATAGGAATCGTGTTTCAATCTTTTCACCTTCTCCCAACGCTGACTTTGGTAGAAAACGTAATGCTGCCAATGGAGTTTTCTAAATTTCGCAAAAAGAAGCGGCAACGTGCATTAAAGCTATTGGAGGATGTCGGACTTTTGCGAAAAGCGGATTTCTTTCCCGATTCGGTGTCTGGAGGGGAAAAGCAGCGTACAGCCATTGCCAGGGCATTGGCCAACAATCCACCGCTCATTCTGGCAGATGAACCGACAGGCAACCTTGATTCAGAAACCGCAAAGGAAATATTCACCTTATTTGAACAATTGGTGACTCAAGGTAAAACCATGGTGATGGTCACACATGATCAGGATTTATCAAATAAAGTCGATAGGACCCTGCTTGTGAAGGATGGACAAGTGAGAGAAGCCCGGAAATTGGGGATCCTGTAA
- a CDS encoding FtsX-like permease family protein: MPIYLRLAIRSFLKQKAKAGLMIFSLIFCLSSIGILLNTSSGFEHQMQYSEKASNAADATIYTAKFNKDISSLNKIEGISAAESKSVLRSRAKINGIFHNIELTVLPDDTQTTINKINLVQGTGIRKDGMWFDSASGKTYRLAKSDKVTITFPGSKNTTLSVDGFIDDASKIPTSFSGLGYGYIKKSTLSNIGQPFFYNQVQLAYDHGLSAKQKKTALNKAKEELKAKDISIYRTENGSPTFFIRKTMVHSILSLLIILGILAFLLGFILITHLFHRLVKENIYSLSIQKVIGAKGTHIWKQYGFMIFIIGLILTLCSLPISYYASNYAISYLATKLNLNPISTAYYYSEYLLAMMVGLCFTIPFIASALPILKAAKKPIIHGLNGISSLSESSKKKKKKALFFHYSLLSFRNAFSKKTQVITNIVMLSFGGAIIVACMALNQSLGTIMNDMNKVWKYDIEWDVKSSLNKDDLLSLTKKIDGVKNVEGWTTRNTEVVSASGENNNALLYALPHDTVFIKPKLLKGEWLNRKNTDSIVVNSDFAATAGNLQPGESVTLKIGNNQKKVKVRGIISSDLKGPAVYMDEGAYSEWLSAQSFNRLLVGVKDHSSPSKVLTDGETFLQKNDIYIEGSDTVKEMNSRPREIIALIVRTLTISGAIFGIVGVFNLMTAMSVSVYERIQEIGIIRSLGGTNRKIVQLFMGESIIISLISWMLAAAMSYPLDMILGWKIGEALIHTRIPPILSTRGCIVWLLISLFIGVCSSILPVMKAAKHNLRDIL; this comes from the coding sequence ATGCCAATCTATTTAAGGCTTGCGATAAGAAGTTTTCTGAAGCAAAAGGCAAAAGCAGGACTGATGATTTTTTCACTCATTTTCTGCCTGTCCTCCATCGGTATACTATTGAATACAAGCAGCGGTTTCGAACACCAGATGCAATACAGCGAAAAAGCATCCAATGCCGCGGATGCTACTATTTATACTGCCAAGTTCAATAAGGATATCTCTTCCCTTAATAAAATTGAGGGAATATCAGCCGCTGAATCCAAATCAGTGTTGAGAAGCAGAGCAAAAATCAATGGAATATTCCATAATATTGAATTGACTGTACTACCGGATGATACTCAGACAACAATCAATAAAATCAACCTTGTACAAGGAACCGGGATCCGTAAGGACGGAATGTGGTTTGATTCGGCTTCAGGGAAGACCTATCGACTTGCAAAATCCGATAAAGTAACGATTACATTCCCTGGAAGTAAAAATACGACTCTTTCAGTGGATGGATTCATAGATGATGCCTCGAAGATTCCGACATCCTTTAGCGGACTGGGATATGGCTATATCAAAAAATCGACGCTTTCCAACATCGGACAGCCATTCTTCTATAATCAAGTACAACTGGCTTATGACCATGGATTGTCAGCCAAGCAGAAGAAGACGGCTCTAAATAAAGCCAAGGAAGAATTAAAAGCCAAGGACATTTCCATTTACAGGACTGAAAACGGCAGCCCGACCTTCTTCATCCGAAAAACAATGGTGCACTCGATTTTGAGTCTGCTCATCATACTTGGAATATTAGCCTTTTTGCTCGGTTTTATCCTGATTACTCATTTATTCCATCGATTAGTCAAAGAAAATATCTACTCCTTGAGCATCCAGAAGGTCATTGGCGCAAAAGGTACGCATATATGGAAGCAATATGGATTTATGATTTTTATCATCGGGTTGATCTTAACGCTTTGTTCACTTCCTATTAGCTATTACGCTTCCAATTACGCAATTTCTTATTTGGCAACAAAGCTGAATCTAAATCCAATATCAACGGCCTATTACTATTCGGAATACTTGTTGGCAATGATGGTTGGCCTTTGTTTCACCATTCCCTTCATTGCATCTGCCCTTCCAATTTTGAAGGCAGCCAAAAAGCCGATTATTCATGGACTTAATGGCATATCGAGTTTAAGTGAGTCTTCCAAAAAGAAAAAGAAGAAGGCTTTGTTTTTTCATTACAGTCTTTTATCTTTCAGAAATGCTTTTTCGAAAAAGACACAGGTCATCACAAATATTGTCATGCTTTCTTTCGGTGGTGCCATCATCGTTGCATGTATGGCCTTGAATCAATCATTGGGCACCATCATGAATGATATGAACAAAGTTTGGAAATACGATATCGAATGGGATGTAAAAAGTTCATTAAATAAAGACGATCTTTTATCATTGACGAAAAAGATTGACGGTGTAAAAAATGTGGAAGGATGGACTACGAGGAATACAGAAGTTGTTTCCGCATCAGGCGAAAATAATAATGCCCTTCTTTACGCCCTTCCTCATGACACAGTGTTTATTAAGCCTAAGCTCTTAAAAGGGGAATGGCTCAATCGAAAAAACACAGATTCAATCGTTGTGAATTCGGATTTCGCCGCTACCGCAGGCAATTTACAGCCAGGAGAATCCGTGACATTGAAGATAGGGAACAATCAAAAAAAGGTAAAAGTACGTGGGATCATATCAAGCGATTTAAAAGGACCTGCTGTTTATATGGATGAAGGTGCGTATAGCGAGTGGCTTTCAGCCCAATCCTTCAATCGGCTCCTGGTGGGAGTTAAGGACCATTCCTCCCCTTCTAAAGTCCTGACAGATGGAGAAACTTTTTTACAGAAGAATGATATTTATATCGAAGGTTCAGATACTGTGAAGGAAATGAATTCGAGGCCGAGAGAAATCATTGCATTAATCGTTAGAACGTTAACCATCAGCGGAGCTATATTCGGCATTGTCGGGGTCTTTAATTTAATGACTGCGATGAGTGTGAGTGTGTATGAAAGAATTCAGGAAATCGGAATCATCCGCAGCCTTGGCGGAACAAACCGAAAGATTGTGCAGTTATTCATGGGGGAAAGCATTATCATATCCCTGATTAGCTGGATGCTGGCAGCAGCCATGTCTTATCCGTTGGACATGATATTGGGATGGAAGATTGGAGAGGCTTTAATACACACAAGGATTCCACCGATCTTATCTACAAGAGGGTGCATTGTGTGGTTGTTAATCAGCTTATTCATTGGAGTATGTTCTAGTATTCTTCCGGTCATGAAAGCAGCCAAACATAATCTTCGGGATATCCTTTGA
- the mobB gene encoding molybdopterin-guanine dinucleotide biosynthesis protein B: MGEYCPILQIVGYQNSGKTTLMQKLIVHAKEKGLSAASIKHHGHGSGLENSGSSKDSSLHFQAGALVSSVNGEGVLQLSARIEQWGLDDIIELYRFFLPDLIFIEGYKNASYPKVVLIRNDGDFHLLKTLKNIMCIISEVPISEDDISFAPIFSRKEEKKFFEYIWREITK; this comes from the coding sequence ATGGGGGAATATTGTCCCATCTTACAAATAGTTGGATATCAAAACAGCGGAAAGACCACACTGATGCAAAAGCTGATCGTACATGCAAAAGAAAAGGGTCTCTCCGCCGCTTCTATAAAACATCACGGACATGGCAGTGGGCTGGAAAATAGTGGCTCTTCCAAGGACAGTTCCTTGCATTTCCAAGCAGGAGCTTTGGTTTCAAGCGTCAACGGAGAGGGAGTCTTACAGCTATCTGCCAGAATCGAGCAATGGGGCCTTGATGACATCATTGAATTATATCGATTCTTCTTACCGGATCTCATTTTCATTGAAGGGTATAAAAATGCATCTTATCCAAAGGTTGTTTTGATAAGAAACGATGGAGATTTTCACCTATTGAAAACATTAAAAAATATTATGTGCATCATCAGTGAAGTGCCTATCTCCGAAGATGATATTTCTTTTGCCCCCATATTCTCAAGAAAAGAAGAAAAGAAGTTTTTCGAATATATCTGGAGGGAAATAACAAAATGA
- a CDS encoding molybdopterin molybdotransferase MoeA: MLEKRNPIPVSRAVSLVMEAAGTGTVETVSILASHGRVLAKDIIADHDIPLFDRSPYDGFAIRSIDTADARSGNGVTLEVIGEIGAGTVFPIKAGPFQTVRIMTGAPIPDGCDAVIMLELTKEITKDSQTFIEIKRSLKAGENISFQGEDTKKGTILAQKGAYINAGITALLATFGSRDVPVVSKPVIGVLATGSELVEVEEPLEPGKIRNSNAYMIIAQIERAGGRGVYLGKLNDDKEKCLEAVQNALSDVDHLITTGGVSVGDYDYLPEIYKEMGAEVLFNKVAMRPGSVTTVARMGKKLLFGLSGNPSACYVGFELFVRPIVRSTLLSERPHLRKVKGVLGEDFTKANPFTRFVRGKIEIDDNGTLVASPTGFNKSSAVSSLADTDVFLVLPGGTRGYQKGMLVDILLLDDQQGSEWPWGNIVPSYK, encoded by the coding sequence ATGCTTGAAAAAAGAAATCCGATCCCCGTCAGCCGGGCAGTTAGCTTGGTAATGGAGGCTGCAGGAACAGGGACTGTAGAAACCGTGTCCATATTGGCTTCACATGGAAGGGTATTGGCTAAGGACATCATCGCCGATCATGATATTCCGCTGTTTGACCGATCCCCGTATGATGGTTTTGCCATCCGTTCGATTGATACAGCTGATGCACGATCCGGGAATGGGGTAACTTTGGAAGTCATAGGAGAAATCGGGGCAGGAACGGTATTTCCCATAAAGGCAGGTCCATTTCAGACGGTCAGGATCATGACCGGGGCCCCGATACCGGATGGGTGCGACGCCGTCATCATGCTCGAATTAACAAAGGAAATAACCAAGGACAGCCAAACATTCATTGAAATAAAACGCTCGTTAAAAGCAGGCGAAAACATTTCTTTTCAAGGAGAAGACACGAAAAAAGGCACTATATTAGCTCAAAAGGGTGCATATATAAATGCAGGAATCACGGCTTTACTCGCAACGTTCGGCTCCCGTGATGTCCCCGTGGTTTCCAAGCCTGTCATCGGGGTTCTCGCGACAGGCAGTGAACTGGTTGAAGTGGAAGAACCGCTGGAGCCAGGGAAAATCCGGAACAGTAACGCTTATATGATCATAGCCCAAATTGAAAGGGCGGGAGGCAGAGGAGTCTATCTCGGTAAGCTTAACGATGATAAGGAGAAGTGCCTTGAAGCTGTCCAAAATGCTCTTTCCGATGTTGACCATTTGATCACAACCGGCGGCGTTTCCGTAGGGGACTATGATTATCTGCCGGAAATTTATAAAGAAATGGGCGCTGAGGTATTATTCAATAAGGTTGCGATGAGGCCAGGAAGCGTCACGACCGTAGCGAGAATGGGCAAGAAACTCCTATTTGGATTATCTGGAAATCCGTCAGCATGTTATGTAGGGTTCGAGCTCTTTGTACGTCCGATAGTCCGTTCGACCTTACTCAGCGAGCGGCCGCATCTTCGCAAGGTCAAAGGGGTTCTTGGAGAAGATTTTACAAAAGCAAACCCGTTTACTCGGTTTGTAAGGGGCAAAATAGAGATAGATGATAATGGGACACTCGTTGCCTCACCTACTGGATTCAATAAATCAAGCGCCGTTTCATCATTGGCGGATACGGATGTGTTCCTAGTCCTTCCTGGTGGGACAAGGGGTTATCAGAAGGGCATGCTTGTAGATATCTTATTACTGGATGATCAGCAAGGAAGTGAATGGCCATGGGGGAATATTGTCCCATCTTACAAATAG